From the Temnothorax longispinosus isolate EJ_2023e chromosome 6, Tlon_JGU_v1, whole genome shotgun sequence genome, one window contains:
- the LOC139815378 gene encoding serine protease gd-like has translation MIKIFISSVLLPHLVYTILIVRSTTETIRERNTNNNDECGITSYYTDSTNNLIANGEYALPGQWPWVVALNLDNQFGFQCAGSILTDRHILTARKCLEPSDVIHNNMTVSLGQFKLSGERVVGTVNRKVASYKFHPDANWYYFVDSDLAILVLETPVVFSPFIRPICLWSSSTDLENVVDRTGYIVGWVKQREGRIIVSEPRMLRMSIVNQETCLRSYENLTNYTPERTFCGDVGTGLLGENRPCFGDMGSGLVLFDNSTGRYHLRGILSRQNTDWCGVGKYIVYVDVAKYIPWIQQQISTT, from the exons AtgattaagatttttatttcgagcGTGTTGCTGCCGCACCTAGTTTATACTATATTGATAGTACGTAGTACAACTGAGACAATCCGAGAACGCAATACCAATAACAACGACGAATGCGGTATCACTAGCTACTACACCGATAGCACAAATAATCTGATTGCCAACGGTGAATACGCATTACCAGGCCAGTGGCCGTGGGTGGTTGCACTCAACCTAGACAATCAATTTGGATTTCAGTGTGCTGGTTCCATTTTGACAGACAGACATATTCTAACAG cgAGGAAATGTTTGGAACCAAGCGATGTTATACACAATAACATGACGGTGTCTTTGGGACAATTTAAACTGAGTGGTGAAAGGGTAGTAGGAACCGTGAATCGAAAGGTCGCGAGCTATAAATTTCATCCCGATGCGAACTGGTATTATTTCGTTGACTCCGATCTGGCGATTTTGGTTCTCGAGACGCCAGTCGTGTTCAGTCCTTTTATCAGACCTATTTGCCTGTGGTCCAGTTCAACCGATCTTGAAAATGTTGTCGATAGAACAGGATATATCGTGGGATGGGTCAAACAAAGGGAAGGTCGTATAATAGTCTCCGAACCACGGATGCTGAGGATGTCGATAGTGAATCAG GAGACCTGTCTCCGGAGCTATGAGAACCTCACCAATTATACCCCGGAGCGCACCTTCTGCGGCGACGTCGGCACCGGTTTGTTAGGCGAGAATCGTCCTTGCTTCGGTGACATGGGGAGCGGGCTGGTGCTTTTCGACAACTCCACGGGTCGTTATCATTTGCGCGGTATTCTTTCGCGGCAAAATACAGATTGGTGCGGTGTTGGGAAGTACATTGTCTACGTTGACGTGGCCAAATATATACCCTGGATTCAACAACAGATTTCCACCACGTAA